A single window of Gossypium hirsutum isolate 1008001.06 chromosome A10, Gossypium_hirsutum_v2.1, whole genome shotgun sequence DNA harbors:
- the LOC107896402 gene encoding F-box protein At5g49610 codes for MGIFPDEVILQVLARLPVKPLFKNKTVCKLWYRLVSDKYFIKLYNEVSAKNLMVLIETSGSPESRSSLVCVDNLRGVSEVSLDFLKDRVKVRASCNGLLCCSSIPDKGVYYVCNPMTRDFKLLPRCRERPVTRFYPDGEATLVGLACDVSKNKFNVVLAGYHRTFGHRPDGTFICLIFDSDSNKWKKFVSHRDDHFTHMNKNQVVFVNGALHWLTGSCSYILALDLDYDVWRKISLPDEVSYGTGNRVYLLDSDGCLSLIQISDAWMNIWVMKDYEKEVWYMVDRVSLRCIRGLVPGIFPIAQTGECIFLATHKQILVYHQKSRVWKEMYSVKNSASLPLWFSAYAFRSTIFPSD; via the coding sequence ATGGGTATTTTTCCTGATGAAGTTATCCTTCAAGTTCTTGCGAGATTGCCTGTAAAGCcccttttcaaaaataaaactgtTTGCAAACTTTGGTATAGATTAGTCTCTGACAAGTATTTCATAAAACTCTATAATGAGGTGTCTGCTAAGAACCTAATGGTCTTGATTGAGACTTCGGGTTCACCAGAATCCAGATCAAGCTTGGTCTGTGTTGATAATTTGAGGGGTGTCTCTGAAGTCTCGTTGGATTTCTTGAAAGATAGAGTCAAGGTCAGAGCTTCATGTAATGGCTTGCTGTGTTGCTCTAGCATTCCCGATAAGGGTGTTTACTACGTTTGTAACCCTATGACTAGAGACTTTAAGTTGCTTCCTAGGTGTAGGGAGAGGCCTGTTACTCGGTTTTATCCCGATGGTGAAGCCACGCTTGTTGGTTTAGCATGTGATGTATCAAAGAACAAGTTTAATGTTGTGTTAGCAGGGTATCATCGTACGTTTGGTCATAGACCTGATGGGACTTTCatatgtttgatatttgattCGGATTCGAATAAGTGGAAGAAGTTTGTTTCACATCGAGACGATCATTTCACTCATATGAACAAGAACCAAGTTGTATTTGTTAACGGTGCCCTTCATTGGTTGACCGGTAGTTGTTCCTATATACTTGCACTTGATCTTGATTATGATGTTTGGAGGAAGATTTCTTTGCCTGATGAAGTGAGTTATGGGACTGGAAATCGAGTTTATTTGTTGGATTCCGATGGATGCTTATCTTTGATTCAGATTTCGGACGCATGGATGAATATTTGGGTAATGAAAGACTACGAAAAAGAAGTATGGTATATGGTGGATAGAGTGAGCCTTAGATGCATTAGGGGACTAGTGCCTGGCATATTCCCCATTGCACAAACTGGTGAATGTATATTCTTGGCAACTCACAAGCAGATCTTAGTATACCATCAGAAGAGTCGAGTGTGGAAGGAAATGTACTCTGTGAAGAACAGTGCTAGCCTCCCATTGTGGTTCTCGGCATATGCATTTCGGAGCACAATCTTCCCTTCTGATTAA